The Pirellulimonas nuda genome includes a region encoding these proteins:
- a CDS encoding class I SAM-dependent methyltransferase yields MLENASIEDVEWLLGLHAGDELAALASAAQSTPRLVAELRRRHSPARAAMLIETAQLRRRGAAKFPSAGEMFFTSIGLQQSTDADVACWKARRFADAGQIIDLCCGIGGDLMAFAQVGPSLGVDLCRVVGRIAEANVRATGGQARVVQQDATAIDLKGAAWHIDPDRRPKGKRTTRVELHEPNLEELDRMRVASADAAIKLAPAAAPPEAWRQQCELEWISRGGQCRQLVVWSGRLALTPGSRTATLLRGPRAESFVGRSDAAPRVVETPGDVLFDPDPSLVAAHLVDAYAAEHGLTRFDPRVVYLTGGSPARGGLVSAFRVKEVLPFKERLIADFLKQRRVGRLEIKHRGLELDPDALRRRLKLRGDAAATLIVSPTPSGIRAFACERVPAPAGASAESGANR; encoded by the coding sequence ACGTTGAATGGCTGCTGGGTCTCCACGCCGGCGATGAGCTCGCCGCGCTCGCCTCGGCCGCTCAGAGCACCCCCCGGCTGGTGGCGGAGCTCCGCCGCCGCCACTCGCCCGCTCGGGCCGCGATGCTGATCGAGACTGCGCAGTTGCGGCGTCGCGGGGCGGCGAAGTTCCCCTCGGCCGGCGAGATGTTCTTCACATCGATCGGCTTGCAGCAGTCTACCGACGCCGACGTTGCGTGCTGGAAGGCGCGTCGGTTCGCCGACGCCGGTCAGATCATCGATCTCTGCTGCGGCATCGGGGGAGACCTTATGGCGTTTGCGCAGGTGGGCCCTTCGCTGGGGGTCGACCTTTGCAGGGTCGTCGGGCGGATCGCCGAGGCCAACGTCCGAGCGACGGGGGGCCAGGCGCGCGTCGTGCAGCAGGACGCAACCGCCATCGACCTAAAAGGCGCCGCGTGGCACATCGACCCCGACCGCCGACCGAAAGGGAAACGGACCACACGGGTCGAATTACACGAGCCGAACCTCGAGGAGCTCGACCGGATGCGGGTCGCCTCGGCCGACGCAGCGATCAAGCTCGCCCCCGCGGCCGCGCCCCCCGAAGCCTGGCGGCAGCAGTGCGAGCTGGAATGGATCAGCCGAGGGGGCCAGTGCCGACAGCTCGTGGTATGGTCGGGCAGGCTGGCCCTCACGCCGGGCTCGCGTACAGCCACATTGCTGCGAGGCCCGCGGGCCGAGAGCTTCGTGGGCCGGTCCGATGCGGCCCCGCGCGTCGTCGAGACGCCGGGCGATGTCCTGTTCGATCCAGACCCGTCGCTGGTGGCCGCACACCTGGTAGACGCTTACGCGGCCGAGCACGGCCTGACACGCTTCGACCCGCGCGTCGTCTACCTAACCGGGGGCAGTCCAGCACGGGGCGGTCTCGTGTCCGCCTTCCGAGTGAAAGAAGTTCTCCCGTTCAAGGAACGCCTGATCGCGGACTTCCTGAAGCAACGCAGGGTAGGGCGGCTCGAGATCAAGCACCGCGGGCTAGAGCTCGACCCAGACGCCTTGCGGCGTCGTTTGAAGCTGCGTGGGGACGCGGCGGCCACGCTGATCGTCTCGCCAACCCCTTCGGGGATCCGTGCGTTCGCGTGCGAACGCGTGCC